The Sesamum indicum cultivar Zhongzhi No. 13 linkage group LG6, S_indicum_v1.0, whole genome shotgun sequence genomic interval cattttatcatttataactgtttttcaaccaaatttttttatcgaaaaaacatTACATGCAATGCATGCGTAATGTTTAatgattatgtgatgtgatattttttatatatgcacaacatgtgatgtttttccagcagaaaaatcaacaaaaagaggATCAtgcaaatttcgcaaagttgCGATGataagttgatacaaaaaaaaaaaaaattcaatagcGAAATATAAAAACTGGCATAGTTCGgatgacaaaatgtaatttatctttatttttatatattttagaactACTCCTTCCCATAATGGTTAAAACCTATCCACTTCATAATAGTTaagtaattttacaaataagcTGGTAAATTACCCCACCTTTTTACCAAACacttttctatcaattttttctatttactaTTATTACTTCCAAATACTCTCAATTTTTACATCTTAATcacttctcaatttttttctaaaattaagcATCATTTGGAGAAGTATAAATTTCTGCAAACACCTCTTGAGCTATTCCCCACTATGCTTAGCAAAATAGATCAAGTTTGCCTATCAATAACAATGAACTTATAGTGGGGTGAAAGCTGTATAAAAAGAATGACAAGGACATTGGATTCCATATCATGAACCAACTCTTCCTTTTGTTACAACTTGGAAGCTGGAAATTGAGAGAGTGAGAATCTATAATGAGAAAAGACATCTCAATCGACAGAAAAACACTCAAGGCTTCAATAATTGAAGCTTCACCTATCTAACCCCTCACCCCCAAGTTGGCAACCGACGATTATTATGTTTAAACTCATTCTTTATTATCaagaaacattaaaaatagagaaaaatatcacatcgtCGCCCTCAGAAATGAATGACACAATCTACCATGATAGTTGATCGTCACGTTTCACTAGTCGCATAGGGTGAACTAGCGCTTCATTTTGATACATATATTCCATTCTGTATCGATCAAAATGTCCTAAAATCTTCTTGCAGTTTTGAATATCATATTGCTTCCAAAGTAGgcatttcataattcaaacaaTTACCATAAGATGTAAAGTTTTATGGTAAGGATACAATTCTTAAACATATAccaaaaataaaccaaaaagaGATGGTGAGACTTAATTTCACTAACATATATCATGAAAATGGTGGGATACATGAGTAGGGTTTTACCATTAGGAAGATGGGAAAAGGCCAAGGATGAGTAAGTAGTTTTGGAATGTATATGCAGCCCACATGAGATATCAAGGAATTAGTTGTCTTGTCTCCTTTCCAATCCAGCTCAGAGCTCCTGTTGAGCTTTGACATGGTGGCCGAAAACAAGCCcacatgaaattattatatgtaacTAAGCAATTATTCTTATCCTGagatatagaaaaatatcaaagtCCCAATCATATTTACTATTCCACCCTCATCTTCACTACAAAACCCAATTTTCCTTCATAGCCCCCCGTGTTCTATCCATTTTCCTATTCCAAGTTCTTGTAACCTATTTGGTTTGAGCCAACAAAACCCTTGGTTGGTAGAGGAAAAGCAGACAAGggaaagaaaatgagagaaatCCTTCATATTCAAGCAGGGCAATGTGGGAACCAGATTGGAGGCAAGTTCTGGGAGGTGGTTTGTGATGAGCATGGAATCGATGCTCTCGGGAATTATGTTGGCACCTCGAGGGTTCAGCTCGAGAGGGTTAATGTTTACTACAATGAGGCTAGTGGAGGGAGGTATGTCCCTCGAGCCGTGTTGATGGACCTTGAGCCGGGGACGATGGACAGCCTACGGACTGGACCGTATGGCAAGATATTTAGGCCTGATAACTTTGTTTTCGGACAGAATGGTGCTGGAAACAATTGGGCCAAGGGGCACTACACCGAAGGAGCTGAACTGATTGATTCTGTGCTTGATGTTGTTCGCAAAGAAGCAGAGAACTGTGACTGCCTGCAAGGTATACTCCTCCGAACCACACTGTTTTTCAGCTATAGATGtcaacaaaaatcaataaaaagtgACCATAAAACTTCGTCTGTTAGACATAGCTTGGAAACCAGTAATGGCGCTTAGCTAATTTGATCCAAGACCACATGAATCTCTTGTTTTGCAATGGGGCTTGGCTTGATTATGGTGGAAGATTATATGAAACTATTGTTTTGTGGTGACAGGTTTTCAGATATGCCATTCACTCGGAGGAGGCACGGGTTCAGGAATGGGAACCCTGCTGATCTCCAAGATCAGAGAAGAGTATCCTGACAGGATGATGATGACATTTTCCGTCTTCCCTTCACCTAAGGTCTCTGACACTGTTGTTGAACCCTACAATGCTACCCTCTCAGTCCACCAACTTGTTGAAAATGCAGATGAGTGTATGGTCCTCGATAATGAAGCTCTCTATGACATTTGCTTCCGCACACTCAAGCTCACAAATCCAAGCTGTAAGTCATCAAGACTCAGTTCTAAGTACATCTATCCACAATGcaaattttagtttctttgACGCGTTAACAAAAACTTTAGGTGTGTTTACACAACCCTGGCAGGCAACCATACTAGAGGTCATATACTGTAGTTGTTGTTTCTTTGAGGCATTACAACAAACAGTTAGCTAAATTTTGCACAATGCATTTCATACTAAGCAACAGGGAGATACTAGGTATGTAAATtacaaatgaattttaacGAACCTCCCTTGGTTGTCTAATTTATGTTTGCAGTTGGAGATCTGAACCACCTGATATCAACAACAATGAGCGGAGTTACATGCTGCCTCCGTTTCCCGGGCCAACTCAACTCCGACCTCCGCAAACTCGCCGTGAACCTCATCCCATTCCCACGCCTCCACTTCTTCATGGTGGGGTTCGCGCCACTAACCTCGCGCGGCTCCCAACAATACCGCGCCCTCACGATCCCTGAACTCACCCAACAAATGTGGGACGCCAAGAACATGATGTGCGCCGCGGACCCCCGCCACGGGCGCTACCTAACCGCATCCGCCATGTTCCGGGGCAAGATGAGCACGAAAGAGGTGGACGAACAAATGATCAACGTGCAAAACAAGAACTCATCCTACTTCGTGGAGTGGATCCCCAACAACGTGAAGTCAAGTGTTTGTGATATTCCCCCAACAGGGCTGTCGATGTCGTCGACTTTCGTGGGGAACTCGACGTCGATACAGGAGATGTTCCGGCGAGTTTCAGAGCAGTTCACAGTGATGTTCAGGAGGAAAGCTTTCTTGCATTGGTATACAGGGGAAGGAATGGATGAGATGGAGTTCACAGAGGCGGAAAGCAACATGAATGATCTGGTTTCGGAGTATCAGCAGTATCAGGACGCCAATGCTGATAATGAAGAAGAGTATGatgaagaggaggaggaggaagtgGAGAACTGATCAGAGGGATTCTGCTTGAATGAATTCTTGGGGtttgttgttcttgttttcTGCCTTCAATTTCATCCTGTCTATGTATACGTATGTATGAATCAATAATCGCTGTGATTgcttttttttcatttctgtaattctcattattattatgctacttatttattgatttcatTACTATTTCTACatttccaatttcttttatttttattaatgtatcaactttgaaattttataatttgaatatgaaattcttttaaatttatcaaattattattatatataattaataaattaattatatatttaacgaATTAGGTTCGATTTTTGGTGatcttttttagttttatatcaAAATGAAACCAATAAATGCTATATGGTTTTATTGTAAGTATAAAATTGCGTCTAAAGATAAACCATAAAAATCGTTCGattcaaacaatttaatttttttttatcatcccTGCTGaaggatttgaatttgatagaggaatttgaaaaaatatcttcAATTGAccgtatataaaaaaataaaaaattctttaatattcaataaaatatagttcgAAATTAGAATCGAATAACTTAAAATcctttgaaaatataattatccaaataaattccaaaaattcattattagagatttaaaattttaaaatcatcaatccaaatacaatctaattttttttattatatattaaatgtaatataacacgatttgaacttttttagaaaaaaaaagaaaagcccaGAATTGCTTTTGTTAGTATTTGTTAGTGCAGCCGTGCTGCTGGATGAGCTTACTCTCACACTCAAAATGGTCCAATCAATGCCCAATTTTGTATCCCATGGGCCTCTCTTTAGGTCAGTCCTACATCTGACAAAAACAAGACCGTGTTTGGgctgatttttgtttttttccttcttaaaAAGGGTACAAATTTGATGTGCCacttaattaaaatcatatcgCGCCACATCACCATAATCTAATGGAATTATTGATGTGGTTAAGTAAGACAGACTTTTTTGGTacgttttaaaatttaagaaatgttTGTGACATTCGAagatagtaaatatatttatttaaatttactgTTCTAATGTCACTTTGTTACGACCCAAATCCCCAACAAAGCCTCGTTTCATTACTTAACCctatttactaaattaatattttatccccataaatctttaaattatattagttttctttattttatggtTAAGTTTCCTGTGGCTTACTCtattatactaataataatagaatattaaagaacAGCAAGTGcccaaatttcaaatttaggCCCATGAAACTATATCTAGattcttacaaaaataaaaataaaaattgggcCTTTGTCTCTTCTCTTACAAAATATCGATGTTTGccgttaaatataaaaagttcgGGTCTCACCAGAAGTACAAATATTTCTCTTATTATatagatttattataatttaattgatgattGACCAAACCAACGTATTactcaatttataataatattgattcaTAACGTATTTAacgcttaaaaaaataagtaaacttttgtaatataataataataatacatgcaataattcataatattagcTTTATTTTGCAGTCCAGCATCACATAGGGTAGCCCCCTCCCCCCAAAAGCAAAAAACACACTtgattgtattatatattaggaATTAAAGGAAGATTGGGGATGATACGAAGCCATTTTTTGTGAAACATTAACCCAAAAAAGGGGTCAaaattttgagagaaaaaacaaaaaaacctACGAAAAGTAAAAGCAACAGAGTCATGTGGAGGGGCACATTATTGCAATCacctataaataaaagtagCTATAAGCTAGGCCAAAAATATCATAGAGAAACTTGTTTCAGTAATTTAGACCGACGTTAGTGCATGAGATCTAATTCAGttggtaaaattgaaattttataactatAGTTTCATTACTATGTGAGTATTGATTGATCTACTTTAATATTAGTTGTTGATCTGTTGTAATTGCTGTTGTTGTTAGTTATATGTTTTTGATAGGATTAAATGTACTttttttagtcttgtaatttagGTCATTTGACGCTTTcgttatttaactttttaggatAGTATTTTTGGTCAAGTATCTTTTTAGTAATTTAGGTCTTTTTGTTCATTAGTGTTCACCTCCGCCGGTGAGTAGAGTGAAccccaaattaatttaaaatatcacataaaagACATATGCGAAAAGGGTGAAGTCGACCGAAAACTAaaactctaaaaatttaaaagtgtaggatcaaaatattattttaaaaaattaagtggtaaaagtattaaattatttaaattacggaattaaaaatatatttaaatttatttgatattgataattaaatgtcCTGATTGTTGATGATGGGGAAAAAAGCAAAACATGCACAaatgtgaaaagaaaaaaggtaaCGTAGTCATTCAACACTGGCGGGTCTAGTTATGATAGTACTCTTTTTGatttataaggaaaaaaagaaaagggttattatatatatgtatatatatatatatatatattaaattatggaaatatattaatatgataaaaaaagagaaaaagggttaTTTGACTATTTCTTGAACTAACCATACACATTTCTagattactaattaataatttataaattagttaCGATCTGTccattaataaataatcataatattatttttctatgatgCTTTAGCCGGGagattatatcaataaaaaaattaatgataattttaaagttgcttttaaataaaaaaaattagggagaTTGGTTAATTgccaacataaataaattatcagtctctataattatgagatcaaaattacaatttttaccATTCTTGATGAGTCGAACAATAGGGTATTTTTGTTGGAACATATGAAAATACACGAATACAATTAGTTTAGGGTCAGGACTGATGTTTTATCAAtagtacatataattaataacaatttttgtacaattatatgagtttatattattattattatggaaAAATTTCAAGgacccctgtgatattgagaatgtttattttattttttaaaaaaataaagtattaattacACCTcttgtgatatgaaaaaatttaaaaaattcccTGAGGCAAGAGTGTATGGTACGCGCGCGTTGACTGAGATTTTGGGTCTGAAAAgtgtattttttgataattttgccTTCTCTCtaatctaatatatattattttctaaaaattgttaatataaaatgcattttcaaaataaaaaaaattagaaaaataaaaaaaatcatagaaaattttaaaaaaaattgccagAATATCCACAATATCTACAATAtccaagagagagagagagagagagagagagagagagagagagagaggacgGATGGTGGGAGGTGAGGGAGGGAAGCGGAGGCAAGGAACGGACAGAGAGAGGCAGGAAGTTGGCCGACgccaaagagagagagaggggaagAGTGATTGTAGAATGagcaaaaaatttactaagtgtcacttatatattaaaattttgaaacggtcaagtattataaaattgttcCCACGACGGTTCCAATATTAATGAAACAACACCATTTTACTAGCAAAATAACGACGTTTTGATTCGTTTGGAGTGGCAACTTTTTGGAACTCCTATTGGAATGGTCATTTATTAACTAAACAGTTCccatatatattcttaaactATGAAAAGATATCATTTTTACCCAAAAACGATATTGTATAAATATCTGTATTACAAAATCGTTCCTATTTGTTAAAAACCATTGCTATTAAagttccaaataaatatttatttttcaaaaaaataaataaaaattaagaaaaattcgTATCGAACACGTTAATGAGCAaatcttgtatatatatttttatatataaatatgtatatgtataaatacatgtttaatgttgtattttttggagacaaaaattactattttttatcaaatcttgtctcttttatattatttatataagtgtatatacatattatatatatagaaagttgaaaaataaaaaaatacacagataaggtgtaaaaatacaaaaataaactttgggtgtgttttatcttgtttcgAAAAATGCGAAAATATGAAACCAAATTTATTGTATGTTCACTATATGAAGTATAATtgtatattcaaatttattagtaTTACATAGAtgtaactaaaattttatattattatattgcaTCGCCTAATCAGCCCGTTAAAATTTTACCATATgattaaaagacaaaagacTACATTCAATAaagttttggatatttttatcACACGGATATTGAGATATCGTATCCGATTTGTAATAAGCGAGATCCAAAATGGTGCAACCATCAGTCAAGtcatatgattttatatcagactgttatatatattcaaatagaCAAAATCTTATATGAGTTAAGTTTGGAATCCGACTTGAGAATGTTGAGATATTGTAACCGAAATGTATactagatatatttttaacatattttgaaacgattattttaaaatttgaaatgattcACGGTAATTTATCATTAGGACCAATTGTTGATTAGagttaggaacgatttttaaaaaatataattaggaaCAATGTCTTAATACATAACCGTTCCCagttctaattttttcaactttttttcttttgaaggcaccaaataaaattattgtggAATTCTTCTTGGAATggtcaaaattgaaataaccGTTCcaatattagaattttccattttttttttgctggaGGTGCCAAATGAAAGTATTGTCGAACTCTTATTGGCATGGTCAAATTGAAATAACCGTTCcaatgtttgaatttttctcctttttttgtaGGGTTGGAACAGATTCTAATTGTTCCTACTGAAAATTTCACTTAAGTACCATACACTTTGAGACGATTTTGTTGGACCAGTATATGTACAATACAGTTCCTATTGGAAACTTTATTAGAATACCGTACAATTTGTAATGAGCATCGGGAACACAATTAAGAACGACCATCTAGCTGTTGAAATTTGGTCGTTATACCGCTATTGGAATGGGTATTATAATACAATACTTTCTATGCATTAACGCCGTTCCTAATTGTACCTCACTGTGGAACGGGTTGTTGAGCACATACGATTTTCCACAAATACCACATTTAGGAACATCCTTTGTAATACACGTTTTTCTAAGTACTTAAATCGTCTCAAATTATATCTcattttggaattattttttcaacgATCTACTTTTCATCGTACTTTGGAGCTCATGTTGGAACGGTAATGATGTGCAATTCGTGGGTTGTTCCAATTTCTACCAAACCGTTTCAAAACGTGttacaatattttcattctaCGTTTGGAATGGCTGCAGGAACAACTTGTAACACTAATATTGGAACGACTTTGGGAACGGTTCGActgttccaaaaataaaagatggaaTATAATAAGACCCTGATGTCAGCAACCTGATTCCATTCCTCAAGAGTGCCAATGCCCGTTACAATACGGAACAAGGTTTGAAACGGTCATCTAATCCGTTCCAAACAAATTccgtatttttttgtagtgtattatttatatattatataataaataataaattctaaaataatatataaatattgattaataataaaatattattgtatatgtaaaatatattattatattaatattttaatataatattttttaattaaattaactaaaaattaaatttttttaaaaaataaccgCTCCGTCACCGCCGCCGCTGCAAAGGGAGGGCCTGGCACCACCGGGGCAATGGCAaactaatacatataatatgaTTGTATCTAAcatgtcattttttaaaatcacgtAGGACTAATTAAAAATCCTCCCAACAAATATTGAATTGGCATGTTATGTTATTTTTaggtaaaaaattaaatttcggTCACCAAAAgattaaatttcatcaattttaaaacttaatcaatttataaaaatgagtataattatccaactaaaattaatattaaacatatttaGCGGACTTTCGTGAGAATGCATACACAAAAAGACCTACTTCAtatgattattaatataaCTGCAAAAATATGGCCAAGAATTCAATGCGATCCTCCCCATGCAGTACCATATATTCCTCCTCACCGAAACAAAGAACACTAGTGTCGTGTCCGCTTAAAACATCACCAGAAAAGCAACGGATTCATGTGCAATGTAGTAATGATGATGTTTATTTCATGTCAAGGGGGCAGCAAATCTAAGGAAATCCTGTCCCATCTCATCTCAAACTAGCTTGTCACAACAAAGCACTCTTAATAAGTAACATTACTGCACGTCTTCTTTCTTACACGTAGAGTGAATGCTGACGTGATTAAATATCaatgagaaataaatatattggttCGGGTTAAGGATCGATTTCGTTTTGAATGTTGTCCAAATCACAAGTATTTGAAAACTCAAGAAATAAAGTATATCGTTTGACTGATTGAATAGTTTTAAGTAAAAACAGTGCAACCCTTAAGTCAAATCAGAAGGAGAGATTAGATGCTGGGTATGATCAAAATAGTTGTGGGTATTTATAGAGCCAAATGTTCTTACTTGTACAGGTCCACATAGCGTGATTCCAAACTCCCAAATGCAAGAATCATTGAATGGCTTCAATTCCGGATCCTCGAGTCGGGACGGGTCAAATGCGATTCCAcgtcaataaaaaatacaaataactTGATCTTAACTCTTAGTAGGTATATTACCTTTATGAGGAGTATTTTGGTCTTCTTAGCATTAAGTCCAATATATCACCATCACTTGTCATTACTTTATTTAAGTCCCAAAATTTTGGCTTTCTTTGGACAgcttttcattaaaaaaaaaaaaaaagtgtaaaagtttcttgaataaaatatttttggataatcgagataatttactgaatttcCTATATTTGCattaaataatagaatgtattAATCCTTTGGGTAGAAGAAATCAAGGAATTATGGATAATACGCAAAATAAGGATCTTATAAGTCATGACTAAtcactataataaaataaaatataatattagtgacaaaGATTAAGACGTAAGttttaaataatcattaaaaatatatattaaataacaataatttggTTTTGTCactatgtaattattaatgaaaagaatTACGCATAAAACAGTCAACTACATggctaaaattgtattttttttcttttcgatAGAAACGGTGATTacatattacattaatataaataaagtgaCAAAACATCAATTCTATCATGAATCTCATAGTACAATAAACTTgcattaaatgaaataaacacTCATTACAATAAGCTCACATTAAGCGAGATAGACACCGAAATATCTGGTGGGACTCGAACCCATGACTTTATTGGATCTCAACTTTAACCACTAGAGTAATACATTATTGGTGCATTTTttcccttattatttattgaataaattaattacaatcatcaatatcaattattcaaattaacaaCAAGCGACAACTACAACAATCttatataaatcattaataTCAGATAACTATAAGTTTATATCTAATCAACACCTACTATCAAAGTAGACAACGcatattattaaagtaaaataacatCCCACACGTTGGTAGAGTTCGAAACCGATGACTTTAAAACTTGGTCTTCGACCCCCTCAATCACTACGAAAGCCTCCGATCAATGCAATGAAATGTgtctatatatctatttatttcttaactCGAAATGAGATTATAGTCTTAATTTCGTCAATTGAACTAAACATATCTACATTTTTGTTGTGCGAATAGAAATTGCTACTCCCGACCAAAATCCCAGGAATAAGTTCGTTTGTCAGCTTATTCCATATTCTGCTCATATTTGTTTGTTGTGTGCTCTGTAAATCGCGTAAAGCAAGAGGAAAAAGTgcaaagaagaggaaaaaaggGAACACACTTCCTCAATTATCGAACGTGCGGATCATAAAAAATGCTGAGTCCTCAACATTCGACAAATTCAAAGCAAACATATGTAAGTGTTTCGTGTTGATCAACGAAAACCATACTATTTTTCCTGTGctcaaaggaaaaaagaaagactaTTTAATTTCTGTTTGGCATCATtatcacaataaatataatgtaattaaatttgatgttgTAAGATCAAATGTACGTTATTAGTGTAACGACGTTCGTACGAtctttatgtaaaataataaatatataatccatTAAGACGCACAATAAGCAATGACAATGACGTCTGTATTTATCTTGTTAATTTGTCTGACTGCATGCATGTGGAAAGAGATGAATGAATGAACGTACGAGATGACgatacatataaattatttatatatgtagggatgttatataaaattattcctCATCGATAGTTCCTTTaagttgaataattaataattgagttGGAATCCTATTAAGGGTATAACTCTTATTCGagtttctttttaaagaaaaaaaatttgataaacgAAAAGTACGCACGCTTTCATCGgatgaaaataacaaatagtTCCTTCGTGCTATATTGTGTGTGATCATATGTCAATATCAATGATCTCGATTTCTCTTTCAATCTCTTTGTATATCAAGTACGCTCgataagaatttataaatatatcactcCTTTTTATGgaaaagagtaaattaaagaaaagtagtaattatgaaaaagaaatatggagAGAGTTGAGGGAAAAGTAAAGATTACAAATCCAAATAAGGCTAAGTGCTTTCCTTGTTTGTTGCAATAATATGTCATCATTTGCCTAATTGTCCATGAATTATGCCCTCAATTGgacaataaaatattctcaAGGAATTAATGTAGACATTAGCCaaattgtacatcaatcatagactaaatttatattaattataagacaaatatattatatttattgattatataatttgttcaaatttgatcACACCCGATTCGAGTAAGAATTTTTCGTAagtaaaatacttatttagaTCAGATTTGaccaaatcaaacaaattacataataaatataatacacttatcatgtgattggttatttttcttgaacggtacattaattattacaaaataaatatataatactgctatatataattggtaCTATCAAACTAAGttggatttgaattaaaatttttccgaCCATTaactaaaatccaaaaagttaaaaatagtatttagTTGATAGATATGCATAAAGAGATACAACCTTCGTGAAGTTGGTGCTGAATAGCTAGTCATTGATCATCATAGAGTTATACATGTAATAATCAATGATGAGAGTAGGGGGCAGAAAGGGAATTGGATCATCAGCCCCATCTAAACTCTATACGTACAGACTTTACACAAAGCTGTCTAGCacatacattcaattttttttgtctcgaCAAAAATGTCAAGAAACAATGTGTGTTTATTCACACTTTACTGTGTGTAACCCATAATTATATCTAAGACAGGACACAAATGGGGAGAGCCATATCgatcaattaatattaatcaaaagatTAATTATCCCATCTCCTTAATTAAACAGCATTATGGCCGGCGCCGGACATCATTGTCTGTGAGCCCTCAGTCTTCCCGGGCTTTAATGAAGGAAAATCCTGATGATCTGCTGCCGCCGCCGCCGGTTTGTGCTGCGGCAGCTCCGTCAGCTTCACCTCCTCCTTCTGATCTTTGCTCTTGCCCCATATCACGAAGTAGAGACCAGTGACAATGACCAGAGCTCCAGTGACCCTGCATCAGGATTGTTGTTAATTAGTTCCATGTAATAGATAAAGTCTGTGTGAGTTTTCCGACAAGATTACTCACTTTCCGACAGTCATTTGCTCGTGGAAAATGAAAGAACTCAAGATTGCGACTATGACCATCGTACAGGGATTAAATGCTGTCAAGAACACTGGGCCTTTGTGCTTCATTATCACCCCTGAAAGGTAGTAAGTCACTCCAGAAGCCACTATTCCCTGCAAG includes:
- the LOC105164095 gene encoding tubulin beta-3 chain-like, translated to MREILHIQAGQCGNQIGGKFWEVVCDEHGIDALGNYVGTSRVQLERVNVYYNEASGGRYVPRAVLMDLEPGTMDSLRTGPYGKIFRPDNFVFGQNGAGNNWAKGHYTEGAELIDSVLDVVRKEAENCDCLQGFQICHSLGGGTGSGMGTLLISKIREEYPDRMMMTFSVFPSPKVSDTVVEPYNATLSVHQLVENADECMVLDNEALYDICFRTLKLTNPSFGDLNHLISTTMSGVTCCLRFPGQLNSDLRKLAVNLIPFPRLHFFMVGFAPLTSRGSQQYRALTIPELTQQMWDAKNMMCAADPRHGRYLTASAMFRGKMSTKEVDEQMINVQNKNSSYFVEWIPNNVKSSVCDIPPTGLSMSSTFVGNSTSIQEMFRRVSEQFTVMFRRKAFLHWYTGEGMDEMEFTEAESNMNDLVSEYQQYQDANADNEEEYDEEEEEEVEN